In a single window of the Limnohabitans sp. 2KL-27 genome:
- a CDS encoding pyruvate, water dikinase regulatory protein produces MSKRTVFFVSDGTGITAETFGNAILAQFDMKTRHVRLPFTDTIDKAHQAVRQINHTAETEGNKPIVFTTLVNMDVLKVLQEHCQGMLLDMFGTFVNPLETELGIKSHHRVGRFSDVSKSQEYHDRIEAINFSLAHDDGQSNRDLESADVILVGVSRSGKTPTSLYLAMQHGLKAANYPLIPEDFDRRQLPPALVPHRQKIFGLSIHPDRLAEIRAERRPNSRYASLENCRMEVSEGEAMMRRSGIRWLSTTTKSIEEIATTILQEIKPERLIY; encoded by the coding sequence ATGTCAAAACGCACTGTTTTTTTCGTGTCTGACGGCACCGGCATCACCGCCGAGACTTTTGGCAACGCCATCTTGGCCCAGTTCGACATGAAAACGCGGCATGTGCGACTGCCCTTTACCGACACCATCGACAAAGCGCACCAAGCGGTGCGGCAAATCAACCACACCGCTGAGACCGAAGGCAACAAGCCCATTGTGTTCACCACCTTGGTCAACATGGATGTGCTCAAGGTGCTGCAGGAACACTGCCAAGGCATGCTGCTGGACATGTTCGGCACCTTTGTCAATCCGCTCGAAACCGAACTGGGCATCAAGTCACACCACCGGGTGGGCCGCTTTTCAGATGTCAGCAAAAGCCAGGAATACCACGACCGGATCGAGGCCATCAACTTTTCCTTGGCCCACGACGATGGCCAGTCCAACCGGGATTTGGAATCGGCCGATGTGATTTTGGTGGGTGTGAGCCGCAGTGGCAAAACCCCCACCAGCTTGTACCTGGCCATGCAGCACGGTCTCAAAGCGGCCAATTACCCCCTGATTCCGGAAGATTTTGACCGCAGGCAACTGCCCCCAGCCTTGGTGCCGCACCGCCAAAAAATCTTCGGCCTGAGCATCCACCCGGACCGCTTGGCTGAGATCCGCGCCGAACGCAGACCCAATTCACGCTACGCGAGCTTGGAGAACTGCCGCATGGAAGTCTCAGAAGGCGAGGCCATGATGCGCCGCTCAGGCATCCGTTGGCTGTCCACCACGACCAAGTCGATCGAAGAGATTGCTACTACCATCTTGCAGGAAATCAAGCCGGAGCGGTTGATTTACTGA